One segment of Primulina tabacum isolate GXHZ01 chromosome 14, ASM2559414v2, whole genome shotgun sequence DNA contains the following:
- the LOC142525364 gene encoding LOW QUALITY PROTEIN: protein arginine N-methyltransferase 1.5-like (The sequence of the model RefSeq protein was modified relative to this genomic sequence to represent the inferred CDS: substituted 1 base at 1 genomic stop codon), protein TPTQIDVASVSRKKILQGQNVFGDARGCKGDSARFCGVETVFDDNVPNLFSFNLNGGFDFMVVPLMNPDHRPSIVDDDSIVSCCLPFAGSDLVLSPSQWSNHIVGKISSWIDLDSEDETMRKDSEIALKQEIAWASHQSLQACLLPTPKGTSFANYAKCLNQILQNSNNMQLWLRIPLKKSENVTETRNPDHKDEAQNDSWELWNSFRLLCEYHSQLSVALDILSSLPSASSVGRWLGEPVRAAIVGTKSFLTNAMGYPCLSKCHQSMTATFFSHSIQIVISGEPVHNLPMLASGSTADNHIGGNWRHPLRPYFDYIAHLYQKMDPLPEQDALSSSLYLQVGYRDYLQSPLQPLMDNLEAQTYEIFEKDTVKYSQYQRAIAKALVDRVPDENTSTVTTVLMVVGAGRGPLVRASLQAAEETERRLKVYAVEKNPNAVVTLHSLVKLEGWENVVSIVSSEMRNWDAPEKADILVSELLGSFGDNELSPECLDGAQRFLKQDGISIPSSYTSFIQPVTASKLYNDIKSHKDLSHFETAYVVKFHRVARLAQTQPVFTFIHPEHSNKKSNQRYKKLRFDIPKDTGSALVHGFAGYFDATLYKDVHIGIXPSTFTPNMFSWFPVFFPLRTPVCVQPGVPLEVHFWRCSGSTKVWYEWCVTSPFASPLHNTNGRSYWVGL, encoded by the exons ACACCCACCCAAATTGACGTCGCAAGCGTATCAAGAAAAAAGATACTACAAGGACAAAATGTCTTTGGTGATGCGAGGGGCTGCAAAGGCGACTCCGCCCGTTTCTGCGGCGTGGAGACGGTGTTCGATGATAACGTGCCTAACCTCTTCTCTTTTAACCTCAATGGAGGGTTTGATTTTATGGTTGTTCCTCTG ATGAACCCTGATCATAGGCCCAGCATAGTAGATGATGACAGTATTGTATCCTGTTGTCTACCCTTTGCTGGTTCAGACTTGGTTTTGAGCCCTTCGCAGTGGAGCAATCATATTGTTG GTAAAATAAGCTCTTGGATTGACTTGGATTCTGAAGATGAGACAATGCGGAAGGATTCTGAAATTGCTCTAAAGCAAGAAATAGCTTGGGCTTCTCACCAATCTTTACAG GCTTGTCTTCTACCTACACCAAAGGGAACTTCTTTTGCAAATTATGCCAAATGTCTGAATCAGATTTTGCAGAACTCGAACAATATGCAG TTGTGGCTCAGAATTCCATTGAAGAAGTCTGAGAATGTCACAGAGACGAGGAATCCAGATCATAAG GATGAAGCTCAGAATGATTCTTGGGAACTTTGGAATTCCTTTCGGCTACTTTGTGAATATCATAGTCAATTATCTGTTGCACTTGATATTTT GTCCTCATTACCTTCAGCTTCTTCAGTGGGAAGATGGCTTGGAGAGCCTGTTAGGGCGGCCATTGTTGGTACAAAA TCTTTCTTAACCAATGCGATGGGCTACCCCTGCCTCTCAAAATGTCACCAGAGTATGACGGCCACATTTTTCAGTCACTCAATTCAG ATAGTGATATCTGGTGAACCAGTACACAATTTACCTATGCTTGCTTCAGGATCGACTGCTGATAATCATATTGGTG GTAATTGGAGGCATCCTTTAAGACCGTACTTCGATTATATTGCACATCTCTATCAAAAAATGGATCCTCTCCCTGAGCAAGATGCTTTGAG TTCCTCATTGTACCTACAGGTTGGGTACAGAGATTACCTCCAGTCACCCTTGCAA CCCCTTATGGATAATTTAGAGGCTCAGACATACGAGATTTTTGAAAAGGACACGGTTAAATATAGCCAG TATCAAAGAGCAATTGCTAAAGCTTTGGTAGATAGGGTTCCTGATGAAAATACTTCTACGGTGACAACT GTATTAATGGTTGTGGGTGCTGGACGAGGGCCTCTTGTCAGAGCATCCTTACAG GCAGCTGAAGAAACTGAACGCAGATTAAAAGTATATGCCGTCGAAAAAAATCCGAATGCAGTGGTCACACTTCAT AGTTTGGTCAAGCTGGAGGGCTGGGAAAATGTTGTCTCCATTGTTTCAAGTGAGATGCGAAATTGGGATGCTCCAGAGAAAGCTGACATATTG GTCAGTGAATTGCTGGGATCTTTTGGTGACAATGAGCTCTCGCCTGAGTGTCTTGATGGAGCCCAAAGGTTTTTGAAGCAAGATGGGATCTCAATCCCCTCATC GTATACAAGTTTTATTCAACCTGTGACTGCCTCCAAACTCTACAATGAT ATCAAGTCGCATAAAGATCTCTCGCACTTTGAAACTGCTTATGTTGTTAAGTTCCATCGAGTGGCAAGGCTTGCTCAAACCCAACCA GTTTTCACATTTATCCATCCAGAACACTCAAACAAGAAAAGCAATCAGCGATACAAAAAGCTACGTTTTGATATTCCTAAAGACACCGGTTCAGCTTTGGTTCATG GATTTGCGGgttattttgatgcaacactgtACAAAGATGTTCATATTGGTATTTAACCGTCAACATTTACCCCAAACATGTTCAGCTG GTTCCCTGTATTTTTCCCATTGAGGACGCCTGTGTGTGTTCAACCTGGTGTGCCTTTGGAAGTTCATTTTTGGCGATGCTCTGGTTCTACCAAG GTCTGGTACGAGTGGTGTGTGACTTCGCCTTTTGCCTCACCTCTGCACAACACAAATGGTCGATCGTATTGGGTCGGGTTGTAA
- the LOC142525362 gene encoding protein ACTIVITY OF BC1 COMPLEX KINASE 1, chloroplastic, whose product MALISSNFIYIKSSDSPLLFPFVSSLNSYNVHVKSNRNSEVGTCRSRRRSVIRAAKTDSLVPLENPLSTSGNSALEQLDIERGVCVPFRKYSPELVRSKVFESRGTILSLIGRGVEIVWKLGLYWSALMYDFLVGRDEEVVPFRARQLRNLLCDLGPSFIKAGQVLANRPDIIREDYMNELCILQDDVPPFPNQVAFNIIEEELGQPLEAVFSKISSKTIAAASLGQVYRATLRATGEDVAIKVQRPEIEPIIYRDLFLFRTLASFLNGISLQKLGCNAELILDEFGEKLLEELDYTLEARNIEDFYENFKNDPTVKIPRVYKKLSGRHVLVMEWIDGIRCTDPQAIKDGGIDVNGFLTVGVSAALRQLLEFGLFHGDPHPGNIFAMRDGRIAYVDFGNVAVLSQLNKQILIDAVVHAVNEDYAEMANDFTRLGFLAPGTDVSPIIPALEAIWQNSLGKGLSDFNFRIVTGKFNQLVYNYPIRIPERFSLVIRSLLTQEGICFTLKPDFKFLEVAYPYVAKRLLTDPNPALRERLIQVLFKDGIFQWKRLENLIILAKENVAKMSSNPALQGNNMPKSIERRVERKLDLTDTIKDGTRLFLIDEGIRRQLILALTEDSKLHVQELVDVYRLLEDQIDIPSIALQVLQDLPSVARDAMLSWSTSVLSDR is encoded by the exons ATGGCGTTGATCAGCTCAAACTTTATATACATTAAGTCTTCAGACTCACCGTTGCTGTTCCCATTTGTTAGCAGTCTAAATAGCTACAACGTTCATGTAAAGTCGAATCGGAATTCTGAAGTGGGTACATGTCGGAGCAGAAGACGGAGTGTAATTCGAGCTGCGAAAACTGACTCCTTGGTACCACTCGAGAACCCTTTAAGTACAAGCGGTAATAGCGCCTTGGAGCAGCTGGACATCGAACGCGGCGTCTGTGTTCCATTCCGAAAGTATTCACCGGAATTA GTGAGGAGTAAAGTGTTTGAATCAAGGGGAACTATATTATCATTAATTGGTAGAGGAGTGGAAATTGTGTGGAAATTGGGACTGTATTGGTCTGCTCTGATGTACGATTTTCTCGTGGGACGGGATGAAGAGGTTGTTCCTTTTCGGGCTCGCCAATTGCGGAATCTCTTGTGTGACTTGGGCCCTTCTTTCATCAAAGCTGGACAG GTGCTGGCAAATAGGCCTGATATTATTAGAGAGGACTACATGAACGAACTCTGCATCCTTCAAGATGATGTTCCCCCTTTTCCCAATCAG GTTGCTTTTAACATCATAGAAGAGGAATTAGGCCAGCCACTTGAAGCTGTTTTCAGTAAAATTTCATCTAAGACAATTGCGGCTGCAAGCTTGGGACAAGTTTATCGAGCAACATTGCGGGCCACTGGGGAAGATGTTGCTATTAAG GTGCAAAGGCCCGAGATAGAACCCATTATTTACAGAGATCTTTTTCTTTTCCGAACTCTTGCTTCATTCTTGAATGGCATAAGCCTGCAAAAATTGGGTTGTAATGCTGAGCTCATACTCGATGAATTTGGCGAAAAGCTTTTGGAGGAGCTTGATTATACCTTG GAAGCCCGCAACATTGAAGATTTTTATGAGAACTTCAAAAATGACCCAACAGTCAAAATTCCCCGTGTTTACAAAAAGCTCTCTGGGCGCCATGTGCTGGTGATGGAGTGGATAGATGGAATTCGATGCACCGATCCTCAG GCTATCAAGGATGGAGGAATTGATGTCAATGGATTTTTGACTGTTGGAGTAAGTGCTGCCTTGCGGCAGTTGCTAGAGTTTGGACTATTTCATGGGGATCCACACCCTGGGAATATCTTTGCCATGCGTGATGGGCGCATTGCTTACGTAGATTTTGGGAATGTAGCTGTTCTCAGTCAG CTAAATAAACAAATACTGATAGATGCTGTTGTCCATGCTGTAAATGAAGATTATGCTGAGATGGCCAATGATTTTACTAGGCTTGGTTTTCTTGCGCCTGGGACTGATGTATCCCCCATTATTCCAGCTCTTGAAGCAATTTGGCAAAATTCTCTTGGAAAAGGTCTTTCTGACTTTAATTTCAGAATTGTCACAG GAAAATTTAATCAGCTTGTTTACAATTACCCTATTCGAATTCCAGAAAGATTCTCTCTTGTTATCCGTTCTTTATTGACTCAAGAAGGCATTTGTTTCACCCTGAAACCAGATTTCAAGTTTCTTGAG GTTGCATATCCTTATGTTGCAAAGCGTCTCCTGACAGACCCGAATCCTGCTTTACGTGAACGTCTGATTCAG GTTCTATTTAAAGATGGCATTTTCCAGTGGAAAAGACTCGAGAACCTAATTATTCTAGCGAAGGAAAATGTAGCAAAAATGAGTAGCAACCCTGCGCTACAAGGAAATAACAT GCCAAAGTCTATTGAACGGCGAGTTGAAAGGAAATTGGATTTGACAGACACCATCAAGGATGGGACCCGACTTTTTCTAATTGACGAAGGAATTCGGAGGCAGCTTATACTTGCTCTAACAGAAGATTCCAAGCTCCACGTTCAAGAG CTGGTAGACGTATACAGACTCCTCGAGGACCAAATCGACATACCTTCTATCGCGTTGCAAGTATTACAAG ATCTACCCTCTGTTGCGAGGGACGCAATGCTTTCTTGGAGCACCTCAGTACTATCAGATAGATAA